A single genomic interval of Gossypium raimondii isolate GPD5lz chromosome 11, ASM2569854v1, whole genome shotgun sequence harbors:
- the LOC105804130 gene encoding probable mannitol dehydrogenase: protein MCHHTKSFKRVLSICYYHYPSKHPGTEALTFSLWLTNLGSEMAKSPEEEHPVKTFGWAATDPSGHLSPFTFSRRVTGEEDVRFKVLYCGICHSDLHSIKNEWGSSNYPMVPGHEIVGEVTEVGSKVEKVKVGDKVGVGCMVGACHSCDSCANDLENYCPKLILTYNGIYYDGTITYGGYSDSMVANERYVVRIPDGMPLDSAAPLLCAGITVYSPLKYFGLGEPGKHIGIVGLGGLGHVAVKFAKALGSKVTVISTSPNKKAEALEHLGADSFLVSRDQDELQAAMGTFDGIIDTVSATHPIMPLLGLLKSHGKLIMVGAPYEPLEVPAFSLIIGRKTMAGSGIGGMKETQEMIDFAAKHNIKADIEVISMDYVNKAMERLEQADVRYRFVIDIGNTLAATKPSS from the exons ATGTGTCACCATACAAAATCCTTCAAAAGAGTACTAAGCATTTGCTATTATCATTACCCATCAAAACACCCAGGTACAGAAGCACTAACATTTTCTCTTTGGCTTACCAACCTTGGATCTGAAATGGCAAAGTCACCCGAAGAAGAACACCCTGTCAAGACCTTTGGCTGGGCTGCAACGGACCCATCTGGTCATCTCTCTCCTTTCACCTTCTCCAGAAG GGTAACTGGTGAAGAAGATGTGAGGTTTAAGGTGCTGTATTGTGGGATTTGTCATTCTGACCTTCACAGTATCAAGAATGAATGGGGCTCCTCCAACTACCCCATGGTTCCTGG GCATGAAATAGTAGGGGAAGTGACAGAAGTAGGCAGCAAAGTGGAAAAGGTTAAGGTGGGAGATAAAGTGGGTGTGGGATGCATGGTCGGAGCTTGCCACAGCTGCGATAGTTGTGCAAACGACCTTGAAAATTACTGCCCTAAACTCATATTAACCTACAATGGGATTTACTACGATGGAACCATAACTTATGGAGGCTATTCAGATTCAATGGTCGCCAATGAACGCTACGTTGTTCGTATCCCTGACGGCATGCCCCTTGACTCTGCAGCTCCTTTGCTTTGTGCTGGAATCACTGTTTACAGTCCTTTGAAATACTTCGGATTAGGTGAACCTGGAAAGCATATCGGCATTGTTGGCCTTGGTGGTCTTGGTCATGTTGCTGTTAAATTTGCCAAGGCTTTGGGGTCCAAAGTGACTGTAATTAGCACTTCTCCTAATAAGAAGGCTGAAGCCTTGGAACATCTCGGTGCTGACTCTTTTTTGGTTAGCCGTGACCAAGACGAACTACAG GCTGCCATGGGTACGTTTGATGGAATTATAGACACAGTCTCTGCTACTCATCCAATTATGCCACTGCTTGGTCTGCTAAAATCCCATGGGAAACTTATTATGGTTGGTGCACCCTACGAGCCACTTGAGGTACCTGCATTTTCGTTGATCATAG GAAGGAAGACGATGGCTGGAAGTGGTATCGGAGGAATGAAAGAGACACAAGAGATGATTGATTTCGCAGCTAAACACAACATAAAAGCAGATATTGAAGTTATATCCATGGATTATGTGAACAAAGCGATGGAGAGGCTTGAACAGGCTGATGTCAGATACAGATTTGTAATTGACATTGGAAACACCTTGGCTGCCACCAAGCCTTCAAGTTGA